GCCGATGACGTGGTCCTCAAGGTGATAGATCCCGTTGACTTTCACAGGATGCACGAGTGCCAGCAGTTCTTTTTTGCTCCACCCTCTGCGagaatcaattgggagaaatattgTAGAATCCTTGTGGGTCATTGGTGGGTGGATTCCCTGCGGGAACAAATAATGCCTTTTGCTTGGAGTCCCACAAACCTCCTCAGTCAGGCAGTCCACCTGAGGCCTGCAGAGGAAGCCTAGCTGTCAAACTGGTAGGAGCTGGAATCGAAAGTCACCACGAGGCACTGGATAGGACTTCCCTGAGTGATTTCCTACTGTGATCAAGCACTGGTAATAAATCAACTGCGGGCCTCAGTGCTGTGGTACCTTTTGGCCGCTTTGGCCGCTTTGGTCTTCCCCCTGCATTTGCTACCAAGATCCAAAAGAAGCCTGCTGATTTCCTCTGGGGCGAGAGGAAACACTAGGTATCTGGCACAGCCCGGAGTCGCCCGATTGAAAAGGACAGTCTGTCACTGGTGTGCATCTCTCTGTGGTCGGCCGTGTTGTCATCAGGCAGTGAGTGGCTTCCCTGGTAGATGTCTCTCTATTCAGGAATGTTCCCCCTTTACGTTTGGGACCTGGGGTGGAAGGCTGCAACGCACTGCCTAAGGAACCTATAGAGATACCTGAACGACAAGCGTCCTCCCAAATGGTGTACGTTGGTAACATATTTTATTCCACCATAGGCGCTGCCATTATGAGGACATGCAGCTCCCAGCAGCAACCATTATCCACATCTCTCTGATGAAGTTGCCTGTCTTTCACAGTAatgtattcagagtctggaacatggtcggctCCAGTCATGGCGCACCCCCACCAGTGCAGTAAAGGGGTCTGGCTGCCCAGCAGCTGCTTCTGGTGATCGATCGACAGGTGAAGGAGTTGCGCACGTCTCTGGGGCATCCCTCACTGCAGGTGTCGAGAGGGTACAGGAGTCAGAAGCACTCCCAGCAGAGATGACCACGGCCCATAGATCACCCAGAACTGCACATTGAATCCTGACCTCAAATAAACCCTCGAGTGTTGGTCCCACACTACCTGAGCCACCCCTCAGAAATGCTCTCCATGCGTGTAGGGTTTTCCTGCACAGGATGATCTGTACACTGTCCACTTCCTCACCCACATTTGCCATCTGAGCATGTTGTGGCGGACCGTGGTGCCATCTGGCAGCATGGGGAATCCCATCTGAAGGACTTTTTGTACGTGAGTCCTCCCTAGTTACTTCGCGGATCTGGGGTGGAGAGTGCTTCGctgggcagtcccatgcaatattCCTTTTTCGAAGCTTCACAGACTCCTTGTAATTTCAGTGTTTTGGACGAATCCGTGTACCTTGGAGTATGCGAGTCAGAGTCTCTCTTTGAATATTCAAGAGAGCTGTTTTTCAAGTTTTGCCTGCACGCCATTACAAGCTCCTGATCTTTGGACGCcaggtggtgagggtggtgggtaGCGAGGTGGATCTCCTAGTTAGTCTGCTCCTGGGTCTGGCCAAGGTGGTGACTCAGAGATCCAGTCGCGGGCCGTCGGGTGTTAAGAACGTTCTGATTGCCTGCTCCTCCTCTGACAACAAAATCGTACCCATGTTCCCAAGGAGGGGGAGCATGCAGTTTCCACAAGTAAATTGGATGTTTTCCATGACCATTGTCACTGCAGGCGCTGAAGTGCATCATAGACATGGAGAATGGTATTTTTATTTGTGTTTCATTTATTGTTCTGTATTTAATAACATTATTTATTGAGAATGCACATTAATAGGGCTTGGAGAATATTTCCACTCGACAACgaagggttagatgcagagtaaatctccctctacacaaaACTAAGGAACAGTCCTAGAACTGGTACAGCACTGGATATATGCAGAATaaactccctctccactgtcccatcaaacacaccgaGGGCAGAAGCAATACGGGTTAGATACAGGCTATATTTTTTGACAAACACAGTAAGGAAGGACAgggtgtgagagagggaaaggtgGAGAGACGGAGGGTTGAGAGagggaatgaggagagagagagagatttggagCAAGACAGGGACTGTTCCATAAAGTAAGAGCAAAatacagcagcagagagagagagaatttgaggcagggaaagagagagcagaagGCTGAAAGAACATTAGAGCAAGAGACCGAAAGGAAGCTAGACATAGAAACAGAGACACAGGCAATAAGAAAGGCAGACAGAGATGCAGAGATAAATTGTTAGAGAGGGTGAGAAAGAAGCAAGTTATATTGATATAACGCTTTTAAGTTAGTGagtggtgaggcaatggagggatttgaaaataaggatgagaatttcaaaaccaAGATTTTGCTGGACCGGGAAACAATGTAAATCAGCGAGGATAGGCAtgaaagatgagctgggttttgTGCAAGTAAGGACACGGCTAGCAACGATTTGGATGACCTCGTGTTTAaggagggtagaaagtgggaggccagccagggtaCATTAGAATGGGTTTCTAGAGGTGGGCTAAGGTGGTTCTGTCGGGAGATGTTAAAAAGTTGAAAATATGCCATCTTAGCGTTGGCACAAATATGTGTTCTGCAGCTACCTCAGGTTGCAGACAATCTGGTTcatcttcagacagttgccaggtagATCAATGTAGTCAGTGACTTGGAAACCGAGTTTTTGTTTTTAGAAGTtccgccttcccaatatttaaatggaaTACATTTCTGTTCTTCCattgctggatgtcagataagcagtctgataatttattaACAGTAGAGATGAATAGAGAGGTGGTGGTGGTACGTTCGAGCTGTATGTTTTCAGCGTAAGTGTGGAAATTAGCAGCGTACTATCAGAAAATGTAGCTGAAGGGCAGCATGTATACAAAAATACGTGGGGGATGAGGATAAATCCTTGGAAGACACCAGAGGTAAAGGTGTAGGGAAAGGAAGAATATCCACTGCACGCGATTctatggctacgattagatagataagaatggaatcaggtgagagcagtcccaaccAGATGGACGTCTGTGGAGAGGCGTTGGATGATGATGGTGTGGTCAGCAATGCGAAAagttgcagacaggtcgagaaggatggcgAAGGATACTTCACTTTCGTCGCAGCCATAAAAGGTGTCATATATGACTTCGATAAAGGCTGTTTCAAGTACTGTGGAAGGGGTGGAAACTTGGCTAGAGTGATTCCAAAATGATGTTGTGGGAATGATGGCCATTCGATTTGTGAGGCTGCAAGAAATTATAGGAATATGGGTGGGGAAAGGGGTTAGCACTAGAATGGTGCATGTGAAGTAAATACCAGGTTAAGGGTCGTATTTCTTTTTATCAGAGGTGTGATGATGCAAATTTCAAGACCAGAGGCACAGAACATGAGGAGAGGAAACGGTTAACAGTATCAGCTGACAGGCCAGCCAGGAAGAAACATGGCCCACTCCAGAccagcagccaccaagctgaggcgTCCTGGGATTACGGCTACTGTGCAGAGCCCGGGTCCACTGCCTCACCCAGGGTCCCATGTCCCTGCCCGAGCCCCTCAGCTGCACTCGTCCAGACGTGTATCTCCCGCCCATCACCTGctggtgcagggagagagagagatagcagcaaCAGGTGGAAAGAATGGAAGGGAGATAAGCTCATTAAAGAGTCTCCAAAAGAAAAATAATCAACTCACACTAGAAGATATCCAGCAAGTGCAGCATTTTGGCTTTTCCAAGAGCATTTTTCTTCTGAGTAGATGTGAGGTGCTCAAAATCGAACCAGTGGAGTTAGAGTCGAGACTGTGGCCGCAGTTTCGCAATCTGTCCTGCGGCGGGTGTTCAGAAATTCCTCCTGCCTCCttactcctcccaccaccaccccgacCCCGATCCCAAAACTAGGGGTACTTACACATCCCCAACGTTTCCTGGTATCATTCAGTTGATTGAAGGCTGGGACAAATATTATATTCATGGTTTGGAAACACTAGGATCCGCCTTTTGGCTGCTCTCAATTGTGTTGTTTATTCATTGATTGAATAATTAATGCGACTGGATATTTCACCAcggtcttgacctgctctctgaacttggactgtgtcacaccataaataaacgtgtttgtgcagcaacttaaaacctgaagcatccatccgacttgttgaaaGATATACTGGGAATCATTGTAATAATTGTTATTTGTCCCtgcaatgttataatataagaattctataacatttaccagccacagaagtatgaagctgccagatatggtgaagagtaaaatcacagacttccttctgctctccatttctgggtcactgtgattctctcctttGTTCCGACCCCTCAGTTCCTTACGGACACGGCtgaccactaaaatgtgtctgactgtcagagcattgagcaacaaaattaaagcaaatgggagcaatggtgttaaaactacatcaaaccaatcaaatcccacccatccgggatcAGTAAAATAGCTTAGTTTTGTAGAACAGCCCCATGGCACATTGTCGATTATTTCTCTAGGTTCATATGCAAAATAGAAGGGAGAATttcttaaacagagcagaatgcaggctgTTGCTAGaatcacagctgcagttttctttgtgcaatatttcgttttcagcttctggcaacaaatggccacaaatcgatcaaaggagaaagtgacagtgaaccacacAGAACAGTCTGTCGCTGCACATATCAGGGCACCGATaagactacacacaggggtgatgtgcaGGAAAGATCCCAGGAAATAATAATAACCAATCCTGAATAGTATGACTTCAGTGAGAATGACCaacagatccgccgttgccatggccaccagatagcgtgtggtgcaggtggagaggccacattttccccgggacaggatcacaatcgccagtaaattaactgtaagacagaaaagggaacagaagactggaaattactgaccaAACATTCTCCATGTCTGACCCAGGCAGTAAGGATAGgatttgtactagagagggtacagaggagatttgccaggatgttgACAGGATTGGAaaaaatgaagctatgaggaaagactggatagactggggttgttctccttggaacagagaaggctgaggggagatctgactgaaatgtacagcattttgaggggcctggatagagcggaGGTGACGTGCCTATTTACCTTCGTGAGTgaggagggggcatagatttaaagtgattggtaaaaaagttaacgggagatgaggaaaatctatttcacccagaggggtggtaatgatctgaaacacactgactgaaagcgtagttgaggcagaaaccctcaacgcattcaaaagcagtctggatatgcaactGAACCGccctaagctgcagggctacggtccaaatgctggaaggtgggattagaatgggcggatcGTTTTTCGACCCCTATAGACACGATGGCCcaagtgccctctttctgtgcGTTACACGTTCTATTATCCTATGATTTTAGCATCAAAGTTAGATGGATTGGGAGTGGGTTACATGTTCAGGATTAAAAACCTCAACCTGGACCCCAACTCATCTCTCTTGAGCTCACTTCTGGGTTCAGCAGAATCTGGAAAGGGGACAAACAAGCGTTCCCAGTAGGCGGGT
This genomic interval from Heterodontus francisci isolate sHetFra1 chromosome 21, sHetFra1.hap1, whole genome shotgun sequence contains the following:
- the LOC137381074 gene encoding probable G-protein coupled receptor 139, encoding MCPCWNSHCSCIPPAVQKLQIGLPRVKQLSVVAFTIFQVFFIIMFQEAKRDLTQPLLIRWRSFQSATNIGTCKINLLAIVILSRGKCGLSTCTTRYLVAMATADLLVILTEVILFRIGYYYFLGSFLHITPVCSLIGALICAATDCSVWFTVTFSFDRFVAICCQKLKTKYCTKKTAAVILATACILLCLRNSPFYFAYEPREIIDNVPWGCSTKLSYFTDPGWVGFDWFDVVLTPLLPFALILLLNALTVRHILVVSRVRKELRGRNKGENHSDPEMESRRKSVILLFTISGSFILLWLVNVIEFLYYNIAGTNNNYYNDSQYIFQQVGWMLQVLSCCTNTFIYGVTQSKFREQVKTVVKYPVALIIQSMNKQHN